A single genomic interval of Zingiber officinale cultivar Zhangliang chromosome 4A, Zo_v1.1, whole genome shotgun sequence harbors:
- the LOC121971617 gene encoding uncharacterized protein LOC121971617: MDSLRNSKKLQYDSAETRNVATRPAEFLKQNPPSRALNYSIQTGEEFSFEFMRDKNVSRSPCIPNISEHQITSSSSVDLRQRRAISNAAGLQTVSDSPISATEKRELCKEMQKKVFLETKSSDQVALTRTVSHASAGSNSTYRGFNMRYASLKSTPTRVKSLCSYGGKFLPRPSDGKLRYVGGDTHIIQLSKDMPWKELMKRAKRMFNQTQTIKYQLPGEEIDALVSVFCDEDLQHMIDEFIVLEYNQIEQKPRMFLFSSDDNAHFTLGTMEGDSETQFLAAINGFDVAEKTSSCDVLIRTSASGMDKSLIFSVELDEVKRKNKAETPYSSIHHHDNFSSDENGIQFSSSVPSDYELLIHHQQDADKKEVTPQSEQKFSSPVQLHDVSVSHLQLEALYGTPAPDFISPNHHMKHLETRVSLPLDVLSAIKSSPKELPQPCICSRVTTGCSDNKPTVVGLDTEDPLSMLSRAFYKDQMTSKQEKIEFQLSNSKDQIGYQRPTHEQFSYQKQELGEVLHSLAEEDMVTESGNLAIAGKSPKSNQSSIRDELRENQRYRASVPVIQTNRIELESTMSRSDNSVSFMQSENSSYSESNQEDVTLAYDLASNDNKKVKMGYQFQQQFDKNSRNSSSSMDDEKDPLNQGSIWNASDRTRSIDSSSSGGKTSISKVYSQELLGDGSDAVKQTSPPLILGSIQKQKERTAVVPQGNCSPSPKEHSHHLNSSNSQFIYEIGSVSTPKVKSAKEFSNLSTSSTHGIINDLKMPSNECQSPLMNLCHDELTSEEPTLKKQPHETSFLMKVSSLEHRDLGLKNPHVDFDEVESSLANVGEHLRTALTEYEEIASDIKEVNDPGPDTSTEIPSLRNLQRINNEDLEELRELGAGTFGTVYHGKWRGTDVAIKRINRSYFIGHSSQTEKMISGFWREVGILSKLHHPNVVAFYGVVMDEQGGTMATVTEYMTHGSLKHVLRRKERHLDFRKRLLIAMDVAIGMEYLHSRNVVHFDLKCDNLLVNLKDSSRPICKVCDFGLSKMKLHTMVSGGVRGTLPWMAPELLYISSNKVSEKIDVYSFGIVMWEILTGKEPYEDMHYGEVIGGLLHNTLRPIVPGSCDKDWRILMEQCWAVDPEQRPTFTQIASHLKSMYKGHQSRE; encoded by the exons ATGGATTCTTTGAGGAACTCCAAAAAGCTCCAGTATGATTCAGCGGAAACTAGAAATGTAGCTACTAGACCTGCAGAGTTTCTGAAACAAAATCCTCCTAGTCGCGCTTTGAATTACTCAATTCAAACTGGTGAGGAGTTTTCATTTGAATTCATGCGAGATAAGAATGTTTCCAGGAGTCCTTGCATTCCAAATATTTCTGAACATCAAATCACTAGCTCTAGTTCTGTAGATTTAAGACAAAGGCGAGCCATATCTAATGCAGCCGGACTTCAAACTGTTTCAGATTCTCCCATTAGTGCCACTGAAAAAAGAGAATTGTGCAAAGAAATGCAGAAGAAAGTATTTCTTGAAACCAAAAGCAGTGATCAGGTAGCATTAACAAGGACAGTATCTCATGCCTCAGCCGGAAGCAATAGTACTTATCGGGGATTTAACATGAGGTATGCATCATTAAAGAGCACACCGACAAGAGTAAAATCTCTTTGCAGTTATGGTGGTAAATTTCTACCTAGACCCAGTGATGGAAAGCTGAGATATGTGGGAGGTGACACACACATTATCCAATTGAGCAAGGATATGCCATGGAAAGAACTcatgaaaagagcaaaaagaatgtTCAATCAAACTCAGACAATCAAGTATCAATTGCCAGGTGAGGAAATTGATGCTCTAGTGTCTGTATTCTGTGATGAAGACTTGCAGCATATGATTGATGAGTTCATTGTTCTAGAATACAATCAGATAGAACAAAAGCCCAGGATGTTCCTGTTCTCCTCAGATGATAACGCACATTTCACTCTTGGCACCATGGAAGGAGATTCTGAAACTCAATTTCTTGCGGCAATCAATGGTTTTGATGTAGCTGAGAAAACTTCGAGTTGCGATGTTTTGATAAGAACATCAGCTAGTGGGATGGACAAGTCCCTTATTTTTAgtgttgaacttgatgaagttaaAAGAAAGAACAAGGCTGAAACTCCATACTCTTCCATCCATCATCATGACAATTTCAGCAGTGACgaaaatggaattcaattttctTCATCTGTGCCATCTGATTATGAGCTGCTGATCCATCATCAGCAAGATGCTGACAAAAAGGAGGTGACACCTCAATCAGAACAAAAATTTTCTTCACCAGTGCAGTTACATGATGTTTCAGTTTCACATTTGCAACTTGAAGCACTCTATGGTACTCCAGCACCAGATTTTATATCCCCAAATCATCATATGAAACATTTGGAAACTCGTGTATCATTGCCACTTGATGTCCTTAGTGCAATCAAGAGCTCTCCTAAAGAACTTCCCCAACCTTGCATATGTTCTAGAGTTACTACTGGATGTTCTGATAATAAGCCTACAGTAGTTGGCCTTGACACTGAAGATCCACTCTCAATGCTGTCAAGAGCATTTTACAAGGACCAGATGACATCAAAGCAGGAAAAAATAGAATTTCAGCTATCAAACTCTAAGGATCAAATTGGTTATCAAAGGCCAACACATGAGCAATTCTCCTATCAGAAACAAGAACTAGGTGAAGTTTTACATTCTTTAGCTGAAGAAGATATGGTTACTGAGTCTGGTAACTTAGCCATTGCTGGAAAATCTCCAAAATCTAATCAATCCAGTATTAGGGATGAGTTGAGAGAAAATCAGAGGTATCGAGCTTCTGTTCCAGTTATCCAAACAAATCGGATTGAGCTTGAATCTACAATGTCGAGATCAGATAATTCAGTTTCTTTCATgcaatctgaaaattcaagttaTAGTGAAAGTAATCAAGAAGATGTTACTTTGGCATATGATTTAGCATCCAATGACAACAAGAAGGTTAAAATGGGCTACCAGTTTCAGCAGCAGTTTGATAAAAACAGTAGGAACTCAAGTTCATCCATGGATGATGAGAAAGACCCTTTAAATCAGGGTAGCATCTGGAATGCATCTGACAGGACCAGAAGCATAGATAGTTCCAGTTCTGGTGGTAAGACAAGTATTTCCAAAGTGTATTCACAAGAACTGCTTGGTGATGGATCAGATGCAGTGAAACAAACATCTCCGCCATTAATCCTTGGAAGCATTCAGAAACAAAAGGAAAGAACTGCAGTTGTTCCTCAAGGAAATTGTTCTCCTTCCCCTAAAGAACACAGCCACCATCTAAACTCTAGTAATTCTCAGTTTATCTATGAGATAGGTTCCGTTTCAACTCCGAAGGTTAAATCTGCTAAAGAGTTCTCTAATTTAAGTACCTCCAGCACCCATGGTATCATAAATGACTTGAAAATGCCAAGTAATGAATGCCAGTCTCCTCTTATGAATCTCTGCCATGATGAGTTAACCAGTGAAGAACCTACACTTAAAAAACAGCCTCATGAAACATCTTTTCTGATGAAAGTCTCTTCTTTAGAACATAGGGATCTTGGCCTGAAGAATCCTCATGTTGATTTTGATGAG GTGGAGAGTTCCCTGGCAAATGTCGGAGAACACTTAAGAACAGCTCTTACGGAATATGAG GAAATTGCTTCTGATATAAAGGAAGTGAATGATCCTGGTCCTGATACTTCCACGGAAATCCCAAGTCTAAGAAACTTGCAG CGAATTAATAATGAAGATCTTGAGGAACTGCGGGAACTTGGTGCTGGGACATTTGGAACTGTGTACCATGGAAAGTGGAGGGGCACAGATGTGGCCATTAAGCGGATAAACAGGAGTTACTTTATAGGTCATTCGTCTCAGACAGAAAAAATG ATCTCTGGGTTTTGGCGTGAAGTCGGTATCCTGTCGAAACTTCATCATCCAAATGTTGTAGCCTTTTATGGTGTTGTGATGGATGAACAAGGAGGAACAATGGCAACTGTGACAGAATATATGACCCATGGATCTCTCAAGCATGTTTTACGACGCAAGGAAAG GCATCTTGATTTCCGTAAGAGGCTGCTAATTGCTATGGATGTAGCTATTGGCATGGAGTATCTGCATTCGAGGAATGTTGTACATTTTGATTTGAAATGTGATAACTTGCTTGTAAACCTCAAGGACTCATCAAGACCTATTTGTAAG GTATGCGATTTTGGATTGTCGAAAATGAAACTCCACACTATGGTTTCTGGTGGTGTGAGAGGAACACTTCCATGGATGGCTCCAGAGTTGCTCTATATTAGTAGCAACAAAGTTTCTGAAAAG ATCGATGTATATTCATTTGGCATTGTCATGTGGGAGATTCTCACGGGTAAAGAGCCTTATGAGGATATGCATTATGGAGAAGTAATAG GTGGTCTTTTGCATAACACATTGAGGCCAATTGTGCCTGGTTCATGTGACAAAGATTGGAGAATTCTAATGGAACAATGCTGGGCAGTTGATCCTGAGCAAAGACCAACATTCACACAAATTGCCAGCCACCTAAAATCAATGTACAAAGGCCATCAAAGCAGGGAATAG